One genomic segment of Terriglobia bacterium includes these proteins:
- a CDS encoding response regulator has protein sequence MRILLVDDTEDVRETVGAMAKSLGHDVIAVDNAIIAVKLAAADPPDLVLMDLFMPEVDGAQAAAALHSISPLRHLRIVLITAFPEKLSPHVREGSWDGLLIKPFNLHDLERVLKRFDGGASGP, from the coding sequence TTGCGAATACTGCTGGTTGACGATACGGAAGACGTACGGGAGACCGTTGGCGCAATGGCGAAATCGCTCGGACACGACGTCATCGCGGTCGACAACGCCATCATTGCGGTTAAGCTCGCCGCCGCCGATCCGCCGGACCTTGTGCTGATGGATCTATTCATGCCGGAGGTCGACGGCGCACAAGCCGCCGCAGCGCTCCACAGCATCTCTCCCCTGCGTCACCTGCGGATCGTTCTGATTACTGCTTTTCCCGAGAAACTGTCTCCTCATGTTCGCGAGGGCTCCTGGGATGGTCTCCTGATCAAACCATTCAACCTTCACGACCTCGAACGTGTCCTAAAGCGCTTCGACGGCGGGGCTAGCGGTCCTTAG
- a CDS encoding ABC transporter permease: MNSFWGDLRYAVRTLRRSPGFTCAALLTLALGIGANTAIYTVVDGVLLHPVPFPEADRLVSMYQKTAGTDRNSVPYLNFLDWRRQARSFESIAGMRDSGFTLTGRGDAEQLIGMMVSQNFLPVLGIQPLIGRNFTSKEDQRGAQQVVMLGEDFWKRRFAADKNVLGQTLTLNGLNYTIIGVVPSAIRMERAFNSFFNDVFTPIGQYETFNFYSHGVGNGTLGIGRLKPGVTLAQARAEMDTIMSSLAEQYPDEVAGEYAEIFPFLDEVVGSVRPALLALAAAVGFVLLIACTNVANLALARSMKRSEEFGIRMALGAGRSRIIRQLLTESMLLSIAGGIIGVAFASWATQAAIAVLPAALPSLSNVQLNNRVLLFTFAVSAAAGVLFGFLPALKAVEFGLHETLKQSGRGTVKGRHRSQRVLIVAEIALTLVLLVGAGLMIRSLEKVWNVNPGLNPDGLLTFYTGISKERASTPEKARAAFRELQERLAAVPGVQSVSIQIGGLPFLSSNGTSIAFRSENEPKAARQGDMHIARFYAVGADHFKTMGIRVLRGRGFTAQDTEKSTPVTVIDEELAHTVFPGQNPIGKHIFITLEKEPKPIEIVGVAEHVKHAGLDADASAKLRMEYYFPVAQMPDDVIPLFAPAVACLIRTKTAPATLLPLLRRELAAFDSNSPLHSEELMTDAIAATLAPRRFSLIVLGAFGFIALLLSVIGIYGVISYSVSQRIDEIGLRMALGAPPRDIVLGVLREGGKLAAIGVAAGLLGAAALTRILSTLLFAVSPTDALTYVSMASLLFGLTLLACYIPARRAIRVDPMAALRCE, encoded by the coding sequence ATGAACAGTTTCTGGGGTGACCTTCGTTATGCCGTCCGGACGTTGAGACGATCGCCCGGTTTCACATGTGCGGCATTGCTGACGCTTGCGCTGGGAATCGGCGCCAACACCGCGATTTATACGGTCGTGGACGGCGTCCTTCTGCATCCCGTTCCCTTTCCCGAGGCGGACCGGCTCGTCAGCATGTATCAGAAGACAGCCGGCACGGATAGAAACTCCGTTCCTTACCTGAATTTTCTGGATTGGCGCCGCCAGGCCCGGAGCTTCGAAAGCATCGCCGGCATGCGCGATAGCGGGTTCACGCTCACCGGCCGTGGCGATGCGGAACAGTTGATCGGCATGATGGTCTCTCAGAACTTTCTGCCGGTTCTGGGAATCCAGCCGCTGATTGGACGAAACTTCACATCCAAAGAGGACCAGCGAGGCGCACAGCAGGTGGTTATGCTCGGGGAAGATTTCTGGAAGCGGCGGTTCGCCGCCGATAAGAACGTTCTGGGACAGACGCTCACTTTGAATGGCTTGAATTACACGATCATCGGCGTCGTACCGTCCGCCATTCGAATGGAGCGGGCATTCAACTCGTTCTTCAACGACGTCTTCACGCCCATCGGTCAGTACGAGACCTTCAACTTCTATAGTCACGGCGTAGGAAACGGCACACTGGGCATCGGACGGCTCAAGCCCGGCGTGACGCTGGCGCAAGCTCGCGCCGAGATGGACACAATTATGAGCAGCCTCGCTGAGCAATATCCGGACGAGGTGGCCGGCGAGTATGCCGAGATCTTCCCGTTCCTCGATGAGGTCGTCGGTTCAGTGCGGCCGGCGCTTCTGGCATTGGCTGCAGCAGTAGGTTTCGTGCTGCTCATCGCCTGCACGAATGTTGCGAATCTTGCGCTGGCCCGGTCGATGAAACGCTCGGAAGAATTTGGAATTCGGATGGCTCTGGGCGCAGGCAGGAGCCGCATCATCCGTCAGTTGCTGACTGAAAGCATGCTTCTGTCGATCGCTGGCGGAATCATCGGCGTCGCCTTTGCTTCATGGGCAACGCAAGCCGCAATTGCGGTCTTGCCCGCGGCCCTGCCCTCGCTTTCCAACGTTCAATTGAACAATCGCGTGTTGCTCTTCACTTTCGCCGTATCGGCTGCAGCGGGTGTGTTGTTCGGTTTCCTCCCGGCCCTTAAGGCCGTGGAATTCGGCCTTCATGAAACATTGAAGCAAAGCGGGCGCGGCACGGTCAAAGGCAGGCATCGTTCGCAACGGGTATTGATTGTTGCTGAAATCGCACTGACGCTGGTGCTTCTGGTTGGCGCCGGCTTGATGATCCGCAGCCTGGAGAAGGTCTGGAATGTGAATCCCGGATTGAATCCAGACGGCCTGCTGACGTTCTACACAGGCATTTCAAAGGAACGGGCGTCGACTCCGGAAAAAGCCAGGGCGGCGTTTCGCGAGCTTCAGGAGAGGCTGGCGGCAGTACCGGGCGTGCAGTCCGTGAGCATTCAGATCGGAGGTCTTCCCTTCCTGAGCAGCAACGGTACGAGCATCGCTTTTCGTTCCGAAAACGAACCGAAAGCTGCGCGGCAGGGAGATATGCACATCGCACGCTTTTATGCCGTCGGGGCCGATCACTTTAAGACAATGGGGATAAGAGTGCTGCGGGGGAGGGGTTTTACTGCGCAGGACACGGAAAAGAGCACGCCGGTCACGGTCATCGACGAGGAACTGGCACATACGGTGTTTCCGGGCCAGAACCCGATCGGTAAACACATCTTCATAACGTTGGAAAAAGAACCCAAGCCCATCGAAATCGTCGGCGTCGCGGAACATGTGAAGCATGCCGGACTCGATGCGGACGCATCGGCCAAGCTGCGCATGGAATATTATTTTCCGGTCGCGCAGATGCCGGATGACGTCATTCCGCTGTTCGCTCCCGCGGTAGCCTGCCTTATTCGGACGAAGACCGCGCCGGCCACGCTCCTGCCATTACTTCGGCGCGAGCTCGCTGCTTTTGACAGCAACAGCCCGCTTCATAGCGAAGAACTCATGACCGACGCCATCGCGGCGACCCTGGCCCCGCGGCGCTTTTCGCTTATCGTACTGGGTGCGTTCGGCTTCATCGCTCTGCTGCTGTCTGTTATCGGCATCTATGGAGTGATTTCGTATTCTGTCAGCCAGCGCATCGACGAGATCGGCCTTCGCATGGCGCTCGGCGCCCCGCCTCGCGATATTGTTCTTGGTGTTCTTCGGGAAGGCGGAAAACTGGCCGCCATCGGCGTCGCTGCCGGTCTGCTCGGCGCAGCCGCTCTGACTCGAATCCTGTCGACATTGCTTTTCGCAGTCAGTCCGACCGATGCGCTCACCTATGTCTCGATGGCCTCGTTGCTCTTCGGTTTGACGCTGCTGGCCTGCTATATTCCGGCGCGCCGCGCCATCCGCGTCGATCCAATGGCGGCTTTGAGGTGTGAATAG
- a CDS encoding nucleotidyltransferase — MAINSVTPAHVFYAEVLKILKDSKFTFMVAGGFAVNAYTGLHRPTKDIDIFVKAGDYPKILNKFTSLGFKTQVSDERWIAKIFKGKLYVDLIFGSSNLIAPVTDDWFKDSKTAKFFNHEVRIPSVTDLIVSKVFIQNRDRYDGADVAHLILMKNHDINWERLLCSLEQYWEVLLIHLLNFRFVYPSEREKIPIWLLRELLSRLQHQFELPTPRMKVCRGRMFSVADYTVDIAGLGFADVVGGENERKAG; from the coding sequence ATGGCAATAAATTCTGTCACCCCGGCCCATGTCTTCTATGCGGAAGTCCTGAAAATCCTCAAAGACTCAAAGTTTACCTTCATGGTCGCCGGCGGGTTTGCAGTCAATGCCTATACCGGTCTGCACCGTCCGACCAAGGACATCGACATCTTTGTTAAAGCCGGCGATTACCCCAAAATTCTGAATAAGTTCACCTCACTCGGCTTCAAAACGCAGGTCTCGGACGAACGCTGGATCGCAAAGATCTTCAAAGGGAAATTGTACGTCGATCTGATATTCGGCTCCTCAAATCTTATCGCGCCGGTGACGGACGACTGGTTCAAGGATTCGAAAACAGCAAAGTTTTTCAATCACGAAGTCCGGATACCTTCGGTCACGGATCTGATCGTTTCGAAAGTGTTCATTCAGAACCGCGACCGTTACGACGGCGCGGATGTCGCGCACCTCATATTGATGAAAAACCACGACATCAATTGGGAGCGGCTGCTTTGTTCGTTGGAACAATATTGGGAAGTGCTCTTGATCCATCTTTTGAACTTCCGTTTCGTTTACCCCTCCGAGCGCGAAAAAATTCCGATCTGGCTGCTGCGCGAACTGCTCTCGCGCCTGCAGCACCAGTTCGAACTGCCCACACCCCGGATGAAGGTGTGCCGCGGCCGAATGTTCTCCGTCGCCGACTACACCGTGGACATTGCCGGCCTGGGATTTGCAGACGTCGTCGGAGGAGAAAATGAGCGCAAAGCCGGATAG
- a CDS encoding metallophosphoesterase, whose translation MSAKPDSLRVAAVGDLHVHQNSTESLQPLFEKISHNADVLALCGDLTHLGLRQEAEKLAHDLRACHIPVVAVLGNHDYQSGHAEEVKQVLCDAKVNVLEESETFEFRGVGFAGAKGFGGGFDKHMLTPFGEDAIKHFVGEAVNESLRLEVALNSLRTEKVVVVLHYAPIAQTVVGEPPEIFPFLGSSRLAETIDHFDVNAIFHGHAHHGTYQGKTMKGTPVYNCCLQLVQGLQPEQPFALVEV comes from the coding sequence ATGAGCGCAAAGCCGGATAGCCTGCGCGTCGCCGCAGTGGGTGATCTGCACGTTCACCAGAACTCGACCGAAAGTCTGCAACCGCTCTTTGAAAAAATCTCGCACAACGCCGACGTGCTCGCGCTGTGCGGCGATCTGACCCACCTCGGGTTGCGCCAGGAAGCGGAAAAGCTCGCGCACGATCTGCGGGCGTGCCACATACCGGTCGTTGCGGTGCTTGGAAATCACGATTACCAGAGCGGGCATGCGGAGGAAGTGAAACAGGTTCTATGCGACGCCAAAGTGAACGTGCTGGAAGAGAGTGAGACATTCGAGTTCAGAGGCGTCGGATTCGCCGGCGCAAAAGGCTTCGGCGGCGGCTTCGACAAACACATGCTCACGCCTTTTGGAGAAGATGCCATCAAGCACTTTGTCGGCGAAGCCGTCAATGAATCCCTGCGGCTCGAGGTCGCATTGAACAGCCTGCGTACCGAGAAAGTCGTCGTCGTCCTGCATTACGCGCCGATCGCGCAGACCGTCGTCGGAGAGCCCCCCGAAATCTTTCCGTTCCTCGGCTCTTCAAGACTGGCGGAAACCATCGACCATTTCGATGTCAACGCGATCTTCCATGGACACGCGCACCACGGCACCTATCAGGGAAAGACGATGAAGGGCACGCCGGTCTACAACTGCTGCCTGCAGCTGGTGCAGGGTCTCCAGCCTGAACAGCCGTTCGCATTGGTGGAAGTTTAG
- a CDS encoding MFS transporter, translated as MFLNLAPLKKHRDYRLLYTGQLVSMFGSMITYVAVPYQVFELTHSSLAVGLLGAAQLVPLLIFALWGGAYADAMDRRRLLIASEILMAGGSLTLAINGMFAHASVALIFVVSAAMSACNGFHRPALDAMTPRLVDREDLTGVSALNSFRSSISAIGGPALGGVCMALLGYPLTYMLDVLSFLISLVALAAIRRMPPADGASRPGIRSIVDGLKYAMSRPELVGTYAVDIVAMTFAMPMALFPSMAIAWGGASAAGWLYSAMSVGSLFTTLFSGWTTKVTRHGMAVVTAAATWALAIIALGFASSLAAAVLCLAMAGAADSVSAVFRGTIWNETIPADLRGRLAGVEMISYLSGPLLGNARAGWVASISSNAVSVVSGGVVCFAGVLLCIPLLPAFWNYRADRTPAADIIPVS; from the coding sequence ATGTTTTTGAACCTTGCGCCGTTGAAGAAACATCGGGATTACCGGCTTCTCTACACCGGGCAACTGGTCTCGATGTTCGGCAGCATGATCACCTACGTTGCCGTCCCCTACCAGGTTTTCGAATTGACGCACTCCAGCCTCGCCGTCGGGTTGCTGGGAGCCGCGCAGCTCGTACCTTTGCTGATCTTTGCGCTTTGGGGCGGCGCATACGCCGATGCGATGGACCGCAGAAGACTGCTGATCGCTTCCGAAATACTCATGGCCGGCGGGTCGCTCACCTTAGCCATCAACGGAATGTTTGCCCATGCGAGTGTCGCTCTCATCTTTGTGGTGAGCGCGGCCATGTCGGCATGCAATGGCTTTCACCGTCCCGCACTCGATGCGATGACGCCGCGCCTGGTGGACCGTGAGGACTTGACGGGCGTTTCGGCTTTGAACTCGTTCCGGTCCTCAATCAGCGCGATTGGCGGACCTGCGCTCGGCGGCGTCTGCATGGCGCTTCTTGGATATCCGCTGACATACATGCTCGACGTGCTCAGCTTCCTTATTTCGCTCGTCGCGCTTGCGGCGATCCGGCGGATGCCGCCGGCGGACGGCGCTTCGCGGCCGGGAATCCGAAGTATTGTCGACGGGCTGAAGTACGCAATGAGCCGTCCCGAATTGGTTGGAACGTACGCCGTCGACATCGTCGCGATGACGTTCGCCATGCCGATGGCGCTGTTTCCGTCGATGGCCATTGCCTGGGGCGGCGCGAGCGCGGCGGGCTGGCTGTATTCCGCCATGTCGGTCGGAAGCCTGTTCACAACGCTATTCAGCGGCTGGACCACGAAGGTGACGCGCCACGGCATGGCCGTCGTCACTGCTGCCGCTACCTGGGCGCTGGCGATTATCGCGCTGGGATTCGCTTCGAGTCTGGCTGCCGCCGTGCTGTGCCTGGCAATGGCGGGAGCGGCGGATTCGGTCAGCGCGGTTTTTCGCGGAACAATCTGGAACGAAACGATTCCCGCCGACCTGCGCGGCCGTCTCGCCGGCGTCGAAATGATCAGCTACCTGAGCGGACCACTTCTCGGCAATGCTCGAGCTGGCTGGGTTGCCTCGATTTCGTCGAACGCGGTCTCGGTTGTGTCGGGAGGCGTGGTCTGCTTCGCAGGAGTCCTTCTGTGCATCCCGCTTTTGCCGGCATTCTGGAATTATCGTGCGGACCGGACACCGGCAGCCGATATAATCCCGGTCTCATGA
- a CDS encoding GAF domain-containing protein: MSSRDEALQTIKQLAPTLALADFTRVVLKLVRDQVGADRGTLFVVDPAHSEIRSVVADRVIGEIPLPIGFGIAIAGAETGEIIDTYNPTYDDRFEEKYEAALKYDTKDIYCMPVVDDRKTIVGVLELLNRARPFTNEDHEFLRQVSHEIASCLRNSFASR, encoded by the coding sequence ATGAGCAGCCGCGACGAGGCGCTTCAAACCATCAAACAACTCGCGCCGACTTTGGCGCTCGCGGATTTCACGCGTGTGGTGTTAAAGCTCGTCCGCGATCAGGTCGGCGCGGACCGCGGAACGCTTTTTGTGGTGGATCCGGCGCACAGCGAGATCCGTTCGGTTGTGGCGGACAGGGTCATCGGAGAGATTCCGCTGCCGATCGGTTTCGGGATCGCGATCGCGGGCGCGGAGACGGGCGAGATCATCGACACCTACAATCCCACTTATGACGACCGTTTCGAAGAAAAATACGAAGCGGCCCTGAAATACGACACCAAAGACATCTATTGCATGCCTGTCGTCGACGACCGGAAAACGATCGTCGGCGTCCTGGAGCTGTTGAACCGGGCGCGCCCCTTCACCAACGAAGATCACGAATTTCTGCGACAGGTCAGCCATGAAATCGCGTCTTGCTTGAGGAACAGTTTCGCTTCCCGCTAG
- a CDS encoding sigma-54 dependent transcriptional regulator — translation MTARKRKILVVDDDPGIRISLSVLLQSWGFEALQASDAAEATRIVEKQEPDIVITDLVMPETSGLELLKKLKAGDPHRPVLLITAQGSIDIAVEAMKQGARDFLTKPLTDLAMLKTLLDDAERELEMRRKARRLAARADEEGGLGDFVGNSKAIREVFEMVESVAQRDVSVMITGESGTGKEVVARTIHKMSRRENKPFVAINAAAIPESLIESELFGHERGAFTGAVATRQGVFEQANGGTLLIDEVAEMPMALQPKLLRVLADGRVRRLGGTHEFEFDVRVLAATNRDPMKAIEDGKLREDLYYRLNVVPIMLPPLRARPDDIPLLVQHFITEFNAKHRLELEGVTDEAMTMLKGYPWPGNVRELRNVIERSVVLAKSDWIDEKDLPPYVRNPALRPEKLVFSVGETTVADAERELILKTLEKAGNNKAEAARQLGVDVKTIYNKLKGYGIDVTDK, via the coding sequence GTGACCGCTCGAAAACGAAAAATACTGGTCGTCGATGACGATCCCGGGATTCGTATCTCTCTCAGCGTGTTGCTGCAAAGCTGGGGCTTCGAAGCGCTGCAGGCATCCGATGCTGCCGAGGCCACGCGCATCGTCGAGAAGCAGGAACCGGATATCGTCATCACGGATCTTGTCATGCCCGAAACTTCCGGTCTCGAGCTGCTGAAAAAGCTCAAGGCGGGAGATCCTCACCGCCCCGTGCTCCTTATCACCGCTCAAGGCAGCATCGACATTGCTGTTGAAGCGATGAAGCAGGGCGCCCGCGACTTTCTTACCAAACCGCTGACGGATCTGGCGATGCTGAAAACGCTTCTCGACGATGCCGAACGCGAGCTTGAAATGCGCCGCAAAGCCAGGCGGCTGGCGGCTCGCGCGGACGAGGAAGGCGGGCTTGGCGATTTCGTAGGCAACAGCAAAGCCATACGCGAAGTGTTTGAAATGGTCGAAAGCGTGGCCCAGCGCGATGTGTCGGTCATGATCACCGGCGAGAGCGGCACAGGTAAAGAGGTCGTCGCCCGGACGATTCACAAAATGAGCCGCCGGGAGAACAAACCTTTTGTGGCGATAAACGCAGCGGCCATTCCGGAATCGCTCATCGAGAGTGAACTCTTCGGCCACGAACGCGGCGCGTTTACCGGCGCCGTCGCGACCCGGCAAGGCGTGTTTGAACAGGCGAACGGCGGGACGCTTCTGATTGACGAAGTCGCCGAAATGCCGATGGCGCTGCAGCCCAAATTGCTTCGCGTCCTCGCGGACGGCCGCGTACGCCGCCTCGGCGGAACACATGAATTCGAATTCGATGTCCGGGTCCTTGCGGCAACCAACCGGGATCCGATGAAAGCGATCGAAGACGGAAAGCTCCGCGAGGATCTCTACTACCGGCTGAATGTTGTTCCGATCATGCTTCCTCCTCTTCGCGCCCGGCCGGACGATATCCCGCTTCTCGTCCAGCACTTCATCACCGAATTCAACGCCAAACACCGGCTGGAACTCGAAGGCGTGACCGACGAAGCCATGACGATGCTCAAGGGATACCCGTGGCCGGGAAATGTCCGCGAGCTTCGCAACGTCATCGAACGGTCGGTGGTTCTCGCGAAGAGCGATTGGATCGATGAAAAGGACCTGCCGCCCTACGTGCGGAATCCGGCGCTGCGGCCGGAGAAACTGGTCTTTTCCGTCGGTGAAACCACCGTTGCGGATGCCGAGCGCGAACTCATCCTGAAAACACTCGAAAAGGCCGGCAATAACAAAGCCGAAGCGGCGCGCCAACTCGGTGTAGACGTCAAAACGATCTACAACAAGCTGAAAGGTTACGGGATCGACGTTACGGATAAATGA
- a CDS encoding HAMP domain-containing sensor histidine kinase produces the protein MKVSSKIIAGFLILMLLAVVLLANQLGIIHQMQQVNRELADVDLNAAATALHIEKNTDIITDDSKKYFAVLDPIYGDQIADLRNDVLKDIATLEKAAHSKSEREATTELREALDAYWNVFNRLKSQNQVSDTDELPPDLTIAMDHLGAEAEVAFESVKGSMKERVAAAAETGAKAERVSRIAGALSLILGAIVAVLFVRSINDPLRRLTQGTRAIAKGQFWHRLPADGNDEFSELARDFNSMSERLGDLDRMKKDFVSHVSHDLKAPLASIRQIMHLLLQQIPGPLNDQQQDLIRLSYSSAERLAAMVGNLLDISRMEAGSMEYQMSANDVLPLIQLVTSEFEIQGREKQIRLRLECDEASVFAGCDRDRIVQVIGNLYENALKFSPAGSEILTRVQRVKGEIVISVSDSGPGVPDAHKERIFHKFHQVQQGKKLAGQGVGLGLAICKTIVEAHHGQIWVEDNPDGGSVFLFAIQPAAGEEILKCSQPA, from the coding sequence ATGAAGGTATCGAGCAAGATCATCGCAGGCTTCCTGATTCTGATGCTGCTGGCGGTCGTGCTTCTCGCGAACCAGCTGGGGATCATCCACCAGATGCAGCAGGTGAATCGCGAACTCGCGGACGTGGATCTGAACGCCGCGGCGACAGCGCTTCACATTGAAAAGAATACGGACATCATCACCGATGATTCGAAAAAATACTTCGCGGTGCTCGATCCGATTTATGGCGACCAGATCGCCGACCTCCGAAACGACGTTCTCAAAGATATCGCAACGCTGGAGAAGGCAGCTCACTCCAAAAGCGAACGTGAAGCGACAACCGAACTGCGCGAAGCGCTCGATGCCTACTGGAATGTCTTCAACCGGCTGAAAAGTCAGAACCAGGTCTCGGATACCGACGAGTTGCCTCCGGACCTGACGATCGCGATGGATCACCTGGGGGCGGAGGCCGAAGTCGCATTCGAATCCGTGAAAGGTTCGATGAAAGAGCGTGTCGCGGCTGCAGCGGAAACAGGCGCGAAGGCCGAGCGTGTTTCGCGGATTGCAGGCGCGCTTTCGCTTATCCTCGGTGCGATTGTCGCGGTGCTGTTCGTACGCTCCATCAACGATCCCCTGCGCCGGCTGACCCAGGGTACCCGGGCGATTGCGAAAGGGCAGTTCTGGCACCGGCTGCCTGCCGACGGAAACGACGAATTCAGTGAACTGGCCCGCGATTTCAATTCCATGAGCGAACGTCTGGGCGATCTCGATCGGATGAAGAAAGATTTCGTCTCGCACGTCTCGCACGATCTGAAAGCGCCGCTCGCATCGATTCGCCAGATCATGCACCTGCTGCTTCAGCAGATTCCCGGTCCGCTGAACGATCAGCAGCAGGATCTGATACGCCTCAGTTACAGCAGCGCCGAACGGCTGGCGGCCATGGTGGGGAATCTTCTCGATATCTCGCGCATGGAAGCGGGCTCGATGGAATACCAGATGTCCGCCAATGATGTCCTGCCGTTAATCCAACTGGTGACAAGCGAATTCGAAATACAGGGGCGCGAAAAACAGATCCGCCTGCGGCTTGAATGCGATGAAGCCTCGGTGTTCGCCGGCTGCGATCGGGACCGCATCGTTCAGGTGATCGGAAATCTGTACGAGAACGCCTTGAAATTTTCACCGGCCGGTTCAGAGATCCTGACGCGCGTGCAGCGCGTGAAGGGCGAGATCGTGATTTCGGTTTCCGATTCCGGCCCTGGCGTTCCCGATGCCCATAAGGAAAGAATTTTTCACAAGTTCCACCAGGTCCAACAGGGAAAGAAACTGGCGGGCCAGGGGGTGGGACTTGGATTGGCGATCTGTAAAACGATCGTCGAAGCGCACCATGGTCAGATCTGGGTCGAGGACAATCCGGATGGAGGCAGCGTCTTCTTGTTCGCCATACAACCCGCTGCCGGCGAGGAGATTCTCAAATGCAGCCAACCCGCCTGA